The following coding sequences lie in one Cannabis sativa cultivar Pink pepper isolate KNU-18-1 chromosome 5, ASM2916894v1, whole genome shotgun sequence genomic window:
- the LOC133038034 gene encoding putative pentatricopeptide repeat-containing protein At1g53330, giving the protein MRMNKSGYASLIKGLCKIGKSDLAFGVKDEMGREKIALGLTVYNTFISSLFKVGKKDEAYWILEEMKISGCKPHTVTYNAKIHGFCIENDFDAAYKVLDHMVEEECKPNVISYNIIIGGLCKDGKWSEANDLFEDLSRLGYKQDIVSFRTMFLGLCDSRRFNEAATF; this is encoded by the coding sequence atgagaatgaaTAAATCAGGTTATGCATCTTTAATAAAAGGGTTATGTAAGATTGGTAAATCTGATTTGGCTTTTGGAGTTAAGGATGAGATGGGAAGAGAGAAAATAGCATTGGGTTTAACTGTTTACAACACTTTTATTAGTTCTCTTTTCAAGGTTGGTAAGAAAGATGAAGCTTATTGGATTTTGGAGGAGATGAAAATCTCTGGTTGTAAACCTCATACTGTAACTTACAATGCAAAAATTCATGGGTTTTGTATTGAAAATGATTTTGATGCAGCTTACAAGGTCTTGGATCATATGGTGGAAGAGGAGTGTAAACCAAatgtaattagttataatatCATAATTGGTGGGTTGTGTAAAGATGGAAAATGGAGTGAAGCAAATGATTTGTTTGAAGATTTATCAAGACTTGGTTACAAACAAGATATTGTTTCATTTAGAACAATGTTTCTTGGGTTATGTGATTCTAGAAGGTTTAATGAAGCAGCAACTTTCTAA
- the LOC115716769 gene encoding rhodanese-like domain-containing protein 14, chloroplastic, with protein MASLTSLTSYPSSSSLQSNFQHSPLMLASKHSQHNYNSSWLMIGVLRSAQTSSQRLKIQSAATKPAKRPAEEDWKIKREKLLEKRVRSVDAKEALRLQKENNFVILDVRPEAEFKEAHAPGAINVQIYRLIKEWTAWDIARRAAFAFFGIFAGTEENPEFIPTVESKIKKDAKIIVACSTGGTMKPTQNLPEGQQSRSLIAAYLLVLNGYNNVYHLEGGLYSWSKEDLPITSEEEE; from the exons aTGGCTTCCCTTACTTCACTCACCTCATATCCATCTTCATCATCTttacaatcaaattttcaacaCTCACCTCTGATGTTGGCTTCTAAACATTCTCAACATAATTATAACTCCTCTTGGTTGATGATTGGAGTGTTGAGATCTGCACAAACATCCTCACAACGCCTGAAAATCCAAAGTGCAGCAACCAAACCAGCAAAAAGACCAG CTGAAGAAGACTGGAAGATCAAAAGGGAAAAATTGCTAGAGAAAAGG GTACGGAGTGTGGATGCTAAAGAAGCTCTGAGACTCCAGAAAGAAAATAACTTTGTTATTCTTGATGTGCGGCCTGAAGCAGAATTTAAAGAG GCTCATGCACCAGGTGCCATCAATGTACAAATATATAGGCTTATAAAAGAGTGGACAGCATGGGACATAGCTCGCCGAGCTGCGTTTGCATTTTTTGGCATCTTTGCCGGTACAGAGGAGAACCCTGAGTTCATACCAA CTGTGgagtcaaaaataaaaaaggatgcAAAGATAATAGTGGCTTGCTCAACCGGGGGAACAATGAAACCAACCCAAAATCTCCCAGAAGGTCAACAATCAAG ATCACTGATAGCGGCCTACTTGCTTGTTCTGAATGGGTATAACAATGTCTACCACTTGGAAGGAGGGCTTTATTCATGGTCCAAAGAAGATTTACCAATCACAAGTGAAGAGGAAGAGTAG